A genomic stretch from Corvus cornix cornix isolate S_Up_H32 chromosome 9, ASM73873v5, whole genome shotgun sequence includes:
- the LOC120410494 gene encoding serine palmitoyltransferase small subunit B-like: protein MDVKRSTPSYLYWLFCQFELITCSYLMEPWEKLLFYSFNLAMAGLLLYTAYVCVAFHLSSAFQLLWSFLGNPRENALSVVK from the coding sequence ATGGATGTGAAGAGGAGCACCCCGAGCTACCTGTACTGGCTCTTCTGCCAGTTCGAGCTGATCACCTGCAGTTACCtgatggagccctgggagaagcTGCTCTTCTACTCCTTCAACCTGGCCATGGCCGGGCTGCTGCTCTACACTGCCTATGTCTGCGTGGCTTTCCACCTCAGCTCGgccttccagctcctctggagctTCCTGGGAAACCCACGGGAAAATGCTCTGTCTGTGGTGAAGTAA